From a single Nocardioides sp. dk884 genomic region:
- a CDS encoding methane monooxygenase, producing the protein MSRQSLTKAHAKISELTWEPTFATPATRFGTDYTFEKAPKKDPLKQIMRSYFPMEEEKDNRVYGAMDGAIRGNMFRQVQQRWLEWQKLFLSIIPFPEISAARAMPMAIDAVPNPEIHNGLAVQMIDEVRHSTIQMNLKKLYMNNYIDPAGFDMTEKAFANNYAGTIGRQFGEGFITGDAITAANVYLTVVAETAFTNTLFVAMPDEAAANGDYLLPTVFHSVQSDESRHISNGYSILLMALADERNRPLLERDLRYAWWNNHCVVDAAIGTFIEYGTKDRRKDRESYAEMWRRWIYDDYYRSYLLPLEKYGLTIPHDLVEEAWNRIVNKGYVHEVARFFATGWPVNYWRIDAMTDTDFEWFEEKYPGWYSKYGRWWEAYNRLAYPGRNKPIAFEDVGYTYPHRCWTCMVPALIHEDMVTEKVDDQWRTYCSETCYWTDAVAFRPEYEGRPTPNMGRLTGFREWETLHHDKDLADIISDLGYVRDDGRTLIPQPHLDLDDPKKMWTLDDVRGIQFQSPNVLLNQMSDAEREAHLAEYRRNGTHAVT; encoded by the coding sequence ATGAGCAGACAGAGCCTGACCAAGGCGCACGCGAAGATCAGCGAGCTGACCTGGGAGCCGACCTTCGCCACCCCGGCCACCCGCTTCGGCACCGACTACACCTTCGAGAAGGCCCCCAAGAAGGACCCGCTCAAGCAGATCATGCGCTCCTACTTCCCGATGGAGGAGGAGAAGGACAACCGGGTGTACGGCGCGATGGACGGCGCCATCCGCGGCAACATGTTCCGCCAGGTCCAGCAGCGCTGGCTGGAGTGGCAGAAGCTGTTCCTCTCGATCATCCCGTTCCCGGAGATCTCCGCGGCCCGGGCGATGCCGATGGCCATCGACGCGGTGCCCAACCCCGAGATCCACAACGGTCTCGCGGTGCAGATGATCGATGAGGTCCGGCACTCCACGATCCAGATGAACCTCAAGAAGCTGTACATGAACAACTACATCGACCCCGCCGGGTTCGACATGACCGAGAAGGCGTTCGCCAACAACTACGCCGGCACGATCGGTCGCCAGTTCGGCGAGGGGTTCATCACCGGCGACGCCATCACCGCGGCCAACGTCTACCTCACGGTCGTCGCCGAGACCGCGTTCACCAACACCCTCTTCGTCGCGATGCCCGACGAGGCCGCGGCCAACGGCGACTACCTCCTGCCGACGGTGTTCCACTCGGTGCAGTCCGATGAGTCACGCCACATCTCCAACGGCTACTCGATCCTGCTGATGGCGCTGGCCGACGAGCGCAACCGCCCGCTGCTCGAGCGCGACCTGCGCTACGCGTGGTGGAACAACCACTGCGTGGTGGACGCCGCGATCGGCACCTTCATCGAGTACGGCACCAAGGACCGCCGCAAGGACCGCGAGAGCTACGCGGAGATGTGGCGGCGCTGGATCTACGACGACTACTACCGCAGCTACCTGCTCCCGCTGGAGAAGTACGGCCTCACGATCCCGCACGACCTGGTCGAGGAGGCCTGGAACCGGATCGTCAACAAGGGCTACGTGCACGAGGTGGCGCGGTTCTTCGCGACCGGCTGGCCGGTGAACTACTGGCGCATCGACGCGATGACCGACACCGACTTCGAGTGGTTCGAGGAGAAGTACCCCGGCTGGTACTCCAAGTACGGCCGCTGGTGGGAGGCCTACAACCGGCTCGCCTACCCGGGCCGCAACAAGCCGATCGCCTTCGAGGACGTCGGCTACACCTACCCGCACCGCTGCTGGACCTGCATGGTGCCGGCCCTCATCCACGAGGACATGGTGACCGAGAAGGTCGACGACCAGTGGCGCACGTACTGCTCGGAGACCTGCTACTGGACCGACGCGGTGGCGTTCCGTCCCGAGTACGAGGGCCGTCCGACGCCCAACATGGGCCGGCTCACCGGGTTCCGCGAGTGGGAGACGCTGCACCACGACAAGGACCTGGCGGACATCATCTCCGACCTGGGCTACGTGCGTGACGACGGCCGGACCCTCATCCCGCAGCCGCACCTGGACCTCGACGACCCCAAGAAGATGTGGACCCTCGACGACGTCCGCGGCATCCAGTTCCAGAGCCCCAACGTGCTGCTGAACCAGATGAGCGACGCCGAGCGCGAGGCGCACCTCGCCGAGTACCGCCGCAACGGCACCCACGCCGTCACCTGA
- a CDS encoding FAD-binding oxidoreductase produces the protein MPDKHRITFEPVDIEMEVGEDEKILDAAFRQGIHLMHGCREGQCSACKSYILDGEIQMERYSTFACNDAEVDEGYVLLCRAHAFSDCTIELLNFDEDELLGGVPIQQVRTRISAIEPVTRDIVSLRLTAIEPATYDFKPGQYADLTVPGTEEHRSFSMATTTSTPGEVEFLIKKYPGGRFSALLDDGLAVGDELDLTGPYGSFTLKDGHALPVVCIGGGAGMAPILSLLRHLHETGSTRPVRFYYGARRAEDVFYVDLITTLGEKLRDFEFVVCLSEAMPEDPAAYPFVAEPGNVTEVVERREDALARTEVYLCGPPPMVDAAMVFLEAQGVPADQVFHDSFTSPTTAD, from the coding sequence GTGCCCGACAAGCACCGCATCACCTTCGAGCCGGTCGACATCGAGATGGAGGTCGGTGAGGACGAGAAGATCCTCGACGCCGCCTTCCGCCAGGGCATCCACCTCATGCACGGCTGCCGTGAGGGGCAGTGCTCGGCGTGCAAGTCCTACATCCTCGACGGCGAGATCCAGATGGAGCGCTACTCGACGTTCGCCTGCAACGACGCCGAGGTCGACGAGGGCTACGTGCTGCTGTGCCGCGCCCACGCGTTCAGCGACTGCACCATCGAGCTGCTGAACTTCGACGAGGACGAGCTCCTGGGCGGGGTGCCCATCCAGCAGGTGCGGACCCGGATCAGCGCGATCGAGCCGGTGACCCGCGACATCGTGTCCCTGCGGCTCACCGCGATCGAGCCGGCGACGTACGACTTCAAGCCCGGGCAGTACGCCGACCTGACGGTCCCCGGGACCGAGGAGCACCGCTCGTTCTCGATGGCGACCACGACCTCGACGCCGGGTGAGGTGGAGTTCCTCATCAAGAAGTACCCCGGCGGGCGGTTCTCCGCGCTGCTCGACGACGGCCTCGCGGTCGGCGACGAGCTGGACCTGACCGGTCCCTACGGCTCCTTCACCCTCAAGGACGGCCACGCGCTGCCGGTGGTGTGCATCGGCGGCGGGGCCGGCATGGCGCCGATCCTCTCGCTGCTGCGCCACCTGCACGAGACCGGGAGCACCCGGCCGGTGCGGTTCTACTACGGGGCGCGGAGGGCCGAGGACGTCTTCTACGTCGACCTGATCACCACCCTCGGGGAGAAGCTGCGCGACTTCGAGTTCGTGGTGTGCCTCTCCGAGGCGATGCCCGAGGACCCCGCGGCGTACCCCTTCGTGGCCGAGCCCGGCAACGTCACCGAGGTCGTCGAGCGCCGCGAGGACGCGCTCGCCCGCACCGAGGTCTACCTGTGCGGCCCGCCGCCGATGGTCGACGCCGCGATGGTCTTCCTCGAGGCCCAGGGCGTGCCCGCGGACCAGGTCTTCCACGACTCCTTCACCAGCCCCACCACGGCGGACTGA
- a CDS encoding aromatic/alkene monooxygenase hydroxylase subunit beta yields the protein MADISDQKERSFPRIEFTDSEAGALTFPSSKSRAYNYYKPAKLRATMYEDVTVDVQPDPERHLSQGWIYGFADGPGGYPKEWTKAQSSNWHAFLDPNEEWEQSIYRNNSAVVHQVELCLRNAKRARVYDSWSPSWLKFIERNVGAWMHAENGLALHVFTAVQRSGPTNMINTAVAVNAAHKMRFAQDLALFNLDLSEAERPFDGQAHREVWQSAPEWQPTREVVEQLTAVGDWCELLFATNIVFEQLVGSLFRTELVMQVAARNGDYITPTIVGTGEHDYDRDLGYTRALYRMLAQDETFGAANKELFGSWLETWVPRCLGAARALQPIWSQPAEKPVTFATSLANATSKFASLLEDLGLDIPKELDQ from the coding sequence ATGGCCGACATCAGCGACCAGAAGGAACGCAGCTTCCCCCGGATCGAGTTCACCGACTCCGAGGCCGGCGCCCTGACCTTCCCGAGCTCGAAGAGCCGGGCCTACAACTACTACAAGCCCGCCAAGCTGCGCGCGACGATGTATGAGGACGTCACGGTCGACGTGCAGCCCGACCCCGAGCGGCACCTCTCCCAGGGCTGGATCTACGGCTTCGCCGACGGACCCGGCGGCTACCCGAAGGAGTGGACCAAGGCACAGTCCTCGAACTGGCACGCCTTCCTCGACCCCAACGAGGAGTGGGAGCAGTCGATCTACCGCAACAACTCCGCGGTGGTCCACCAGGTCGAGCTGTGCCTGCGCAACGCCAAGCGGGCCCGCGTCTATGACTCCTGGAGCCCCTCGTGGCTGAAGTTCATCGAGCGCAACGTCGGGGCCTGGATGCACGCCGAGAACGGCCTCGCGCTGCACGTCTTCACCGCCGTCCAGCGCTCCGGCCCGACGAACATGATCAACACCGCGGTGGCCGTCAACGCGGCGCACAAGATGCGCTTCGCCCAGGACCTCGCGCTGTTCAACCTCGACCTCTCCGAGGCCGAGCGGCCCTTCGACGGCCAGGCCCACCGCGAGGTGTGGCAGTCGGCCCCGGAGTGGCAGCCGACCCGCGAGGTGGTCGAGCAGCTGACGGCGGTGGGGGACTGGTGCGAGCTGCTGTTCGCGACCAACATCGTCTTCGAGCAGCTCGTCGGCTCGCTCTTCCGCACCGAGCTGGTGATGCAGGTGGCGGCGCGCAACGGCGACTACATCACGCCCACGATCGTCGGCACCGGTGAGCACGACTACGACCGCGACCTGGGCTACACCCGGGCGCTGTACCGGATGCTCGCCCAGGACGAGACCTTCGGTGCGGCCAACAAGGAGCTGTTCGGCTCCTGGCTCGAGACCTGGGTGCCGCGCTGCCTCGGTGCGGCACGGGCGCTCCAGCCGATCTGGTCGCAGCCCGCCGAGAAGCCGGTGACCTTCGCGACCAGCCTGGCCAACGCCACCTCGAAGTTCGCCTCCCTGCTCGAGGACCTCGGGCTGGACATCCCGAAGGAGCTGGACCAATGA
- the mimD gene encoding propane 2-monooxygenase effector subunit MimD has protein sequence MQFGSATEFSNKCGVTLMNTPTGRVVAEVMGAKDDVELTEYPSMIRVDGVKLLEFDYAELTDALGSEFDGSVFEEISSTHYGRMVHLDDKTMLFASPEDAAEYIGFDLTASS, from the coding sequence ATGCAATTCGGATCCGCCACGGAGTTCTCCAACAAGTGCGGGGTGACGCTGATGAACACCCCGACCGGCCGGGTGGTCGCGGAGGTGATGGGGGCCAAGGACGACGTCGAGTTGACCGAGTACCCCTCGATGATCCGCGTCGACGGCGTGAAGCTCCTCGAGTTCGACTACGCCGAGCTGACCGACGCCCTCGGCAGCGAGTTCGACGGGTCGGTGTTCGAGGAGATCAGCTCCACCCACTACGGCCGGATGGTCCACCTCGACGACAAGACGATGCTCTTCGCCAGTCCCGAGGACGCGGCGGAGTACATCGGCTTCGACCTGACCGCCAGCAGCTGA
- a CDS encoding amidohydrolase family protein: MFSKDGQDYYIVDEHIHLWDGRASNHKNVHGKQFIDCFYDYHRNLSPEEEVWDYDTYTYYGAERLMKDIFEDGYADHAIFQATLLGDFYVNNFGQTEDAFALAQQHPDLLTYNHAYDPRNEEAGLEQLRRDADRMQLKGVKLYTAEWHGDSRGYKLDDPWSRRYLEECIKLGITNIHVHKGPTIRPLDRDAFDVADVDKVATDYLDLKFIVEHVGLPRLEDFCWIATQESNVFGGLAVAIPFIHTRPRYFAQIIGELLYWLGEDKIVFASDYALWTPKWLIERFVDFQIPEDMTEYAPITIEQKKKILGLNAAALYDLDVPEALRLPTSAEDPDAEVAAGAQEAVSS, from the coding sequence ATGTTCAGCAAGGACGGCCAGGACTACTACATCGTCGATGAGCACATCCACCTCTGGGACGGACGCGCGTCGAACCACAAGAACGTGCACGGCAAGCAGTTCATCGACTGCTTCTACGACTACCACCGCAACCTCAGCCCGGAGGAGGAGGTGTGGGACTACGACACCTACACCTACTACGGCGCCGAGCGGCTGATGAAGGACATCTTCGAGGACGGGTACGCCGACCACGCGATCTTCCAGGCGACGCTGCTGGGGGACTTCTACGTCAACAACTTCGGCCAGACAGAGGACGCCTTCGCGCTGGCCCAGCAGCACCCGGACCTGCTCACCTACAACCACGCCTACGACCCTCGCAACGAGGAGGCCGGCCTGGAGCAGCTGCGCCGTGACGCCGACCGCATGCAGCTCAAGGGCGTCAAGCTCTACACCGCGGAGTGGCACGGCGACTCGCGCGGCTACAAGCTCGACGACCCGTGGTCGAGGCGCTACCTCGAGGAGTGCATCAAGCTCGGGATCACCAACATCCACGTACACAAGGGCCCCACGATCCGGCCCTTGGACCGCGACGCCTTCGACGTCGCCGACGTCGACAAGGTGGCCACCGACTACCTCGACTTGAAGTTCATCGTCGAGCACGTCGGCCTGCCCCGCCTGGAGGACTTCTGCTGGATCGCCACCCAGGAGTCCAACGTCTTCGGCGGCCTCGCCGTGGCGATCCCGTTCATCCACACCCGGCCGCGGTACTTCGCCCAGATCATCGGCGAGCTCCTGTACTGGCTCGGCGAGGACAAGATCGTGTTCGCCAGCGACTACGCGCTGTGGACCCCGAAGTGGCTCATCGAGCGGTTCGTGGACTTCCAGATCCCCGAGGACATGACCGAGTACGCCCCGATCACGATCGAGCAGAAGAAGAAGATCCTCGGGCTCAACGCGGCCGCGCTCTACGACCTCGACGTGCCGGAGGCGCTGCGCCTGCCGACCTCCGCCGAGGACCCGGACGCCGAGGTGGCGGCCGGCGCGCAGGAGGCCGTGTCGTCATGA
- a CDS encoding iron-sulfur cluster assembly protein — protein sequence MTAAALRVDGALESAVLAALGTVVDPELDEPVTDLGFVRSIDIDEAGVSVHLRLPTSFCSPNFAYLMASDAVDALRGVPGIGQVRVLLDDHHDSDKINAGLAADAGYRGTFGVEAEDSLEELRLTFRRKAHTAAMERCVEERLTHTGMAVTDVYRLRLRNLPEGAPKEALLRRRAAIGLATGPDAQVFVDDRGVPVPPEEIPMRLRFATSVRISIEGNAHFCRGLLATRYADGPDGGADGNGLGTRITNTRSAS from the coding sequence ATGACCGCCGCCGCCCTGCGGGTCGACGGTGCCCTGGAGTCCGCCGTCCTGGCGGCCCTGGGCACCGTCGTGGACCCCGAGCTGGACGAGCCGGTCACCGACCTCGGCTTCGTCCGCTCGATCGACATCGACGAGGCCGGGGTGAGCGTCCACCTGCGGCTGCCCACGTCGTTCTGCTCGCCCAACTTCGCCTACCTGATGGCCTCCGATGCCGTGGACGCACTGCGCGGCGTCCCCGGCATCGGGCAGGTGCGGGTGCTGCTCGACGACCACCACGACTCCGACAAGATCAATGCCGGGCTCGCGGCCGACGCCGGCTATCGCGGGACCTTCGGGGTCGAGGCCGAGGACAGCCTCGAGGAGCTGCGGCTGACCTTCCGGCGCAAGGCGCACACCGCGGCGATGGAGCGGTGCGTCGAGGAGCGGCTCACCCACACCGGGATGGCGGTCACCGACGTCTACCGGCTGCGCCTGCGCAACCTGCCCGAGGGCGCCCCCAAGGAGGCGCTGCTGCGCCGCCGGGCGGCGATCGGCCTGGCGACCGGCCCCGACGCGCAGGTCTTCGTCGACGACCGGGGCGTGCCGGTGCCGCCCGAGGAGATCCCGATGCGGCTGCGCTTCGCGACCTCGGTGCGGATCTCCATCGAGGGCAACGCCCACTTCTGCCGCGGGCTGCTGGCCACGCGGTACGCCGACGGCCCCGACGGGGGAGCCGACGGGAACGGCCTGGGCACCAGGATCACCAACACGAGGAGCGCGTCATGA
- a CDS encoding NAD(P)-dependent alcohol dehydrogenase: MKAVQVVGYHTKLQLADVAEPELRTPYDVIVRIGGAGVCRTDLHILEGQWEAKSGVTLPYTIGHENAGWVHAVGDAVTNVAVGDKVIVHPLITCGLCRACRFGDDVHCENSQFPGIDTDGGYAELLRTSARSVVRIDDSLEPADVAALADAGLTAYHAVAKAARTLRPGDVCVMIGAGGLGHIGIQVLKAISAATLVVVDRNQAALDLAREIGADVTFLADGSHVDRVLELTGGNGAEAVVDFVGEGGATAEGVAMLRRAGSYFVVGYGENIDVATIDVISTEISFIGNLVGSYNDLQELMVLAAQGAVTLHTTKYPLEDFQRALDDLDNGLVRGRAILVP; encoded by the coding sequence ATGAAGGCAGTCCAGGTGGTCGGCTACCACACCAAGCTCCAGCTCGCCGACGTCGCGGAGCCCGAGCTGCGCACGCCGTACGACGTGATCGTGCGCATCGGCGGCGCGGGTGTGTGCCGCACCGACCTGCACATCCTGGAGGGGCAGTGGGAGGCCAAGAGCGGCGTCACGCTGCCCTACACGATCGGGCACGAGAACGCCGGCTGGGTGCACGCGGTCGGCGACGCGGTCACCAACGTCGCGGTCGGCGACAAGGTCATCGTGCACCCGCTGATCACCTGCGGGCTGTGCCGCGCGTGCCGCTTCGGCGACGACGTGCACTGCGAGAACAGCCAGTTCCCCGGCATCGACACCGACGGCGGGTACGCCGAGCTGCTGCGCACCAGCGCCCGCAGCGTGGTCCGCATCGACGACTCCCTGGAGCCCGCCGACGTGGCCGCGCTCGCGGATGCCGGCCTCACGGCGTACCACGCGGTCGCGAAGGCGGCGCGCACGCTGCGGCCCGGGGACGTCTGCGTGATGATCGGCGCCGGCGGGCTCGGCCACATCGGCATCCAGGTGCTCAAGGCCATCTCGGCGGCGACCCTGGTGGTCGTCGACCGCAACCAGGCCGCGCTCGACCTGGCGCGCGAGATCGGTGCCGACGTGACCTTCCTGGCCGACGGCAGCCACGTCGACCGGGTGCTGGAGCTGACCGGCGGCAACGGCGCCGAGGCGGTCGTCGACTTCGTCGGCGAGGGCGGGGCGACCGCGGAGGGCGTGGCGATGCTGCGCCGGGCCGGCAGCTACTTCGTCGTGGGCTACGGGGAGAACATCGACGTCGCGACCATCGACGTCATCTCCACCGAGATCAGCTTCATCGGCAACCTCGTCGGCTCCTACAACGACCTGCAGGAGCTCATGGTCCTCGCCGCCCAGGGCGCGGTCACCCTGCACACCACGAAGTACCCGCTCGAGGACTTCCAGCGCGCGCTCGACGACCTCGACAACGGCCTGGTCCGGGGGCGGGCGATCCTCGTCCCCTGA
- the groL gene encoding chaperonin GroEL (60 kDa chaperone family; promotes refolding of misfolded polypeptides especially under stressful conditions; forms two stacked rings of heptamers to form a barrel-shaped 14mer; ends can be capped by GroES; misfolded proteins enter the barrel where they are refolded when GroES binds) translates to MAKELQFNDNARRLLESGVNALADAVKVTLGPKGRNAVLEKLTGPPTITNDGVTIAREIQLREPFANMGAQLVKEVAMKTNGVVGDGTTTATVLAQAMVREGMRAVEAGANPMRVRRGIERTVPILVETLAGLATEVSEREDLERIGTLAASDDEAIGAVVAEAVHRVGRTGVVTTEESDTLGLSVEVVDGIEFDHGFISGYMVTDPARMETVYDNPVILLTNKKISKVQDIMPTLEAAKRADRPLVVLAEDVDGPALQLLVGGNMHHTMQSVVVRAPGFGHRRIAELEDLAIALGGRVIATDTALDLSEVSVEHLGSCDRISITEHATTIVGGHGEKAMLDARISQLEGQLLRARIDADQDALQLRLARLAGTVAVVKVGGATSVELKERMLRVEDALAATRAALEEGVVPGGGAALVHAQDAVSRVELTGDEAVGREIVRRALAEPLRWIAINAGYDGEEVIEVVARMPFGHGFNALSGEYGDLVADGVIDPLKVTRAALESAASIAALLITTETAVVEEVLGNPGAIMAPGFGDLAEGMVRPSNIY, encoded by the coding sequence ATGGCCAAGGAACTGCAGTTCAACGACAACGCACGACGCCTCCTCGAGTCCGGCGTCAACGCGCTGGCCGACGCGGTGAAGGTGACGCTGGGCCCGAAGGGGCGCAACGCCGTGCTGGAGAAGCTCACCGGCCCACCCACCATCACCAACGACGGCGTCACCATCGCCCGCGAGATCCAGCTGCGCGAGCCGTTCGCCAACATGGGCGCCCAGCTGGTCAAGGAGGTCGCGATGAAGACCAACGGCGTGGTGGGCGACGGCACCACCACCGCCACGGTCCTCGCCCAGGCGATGGTCCGGGAGGGGATGCGGGCCGTCGAGGCCGGCGCCAACCCGATGCGGGTGCGCCGCGGCATCGAGCGCACCGTGCCGATCCTGGTGGAGACCCTGGCCGGGCTCGCGACGGAGGTCTCCGAGCGTGAGGACCTCGAGCGGATCGGCACCCTGGCCGCCAGCGACGACGAGGCGATCGGCGCGGTCGTCGCCGAGGCGGTCCACCGGGTGGGGCGCACCGGCGTGGTCACCACCGAGGAGTCCGACACCCTCGGGCTGTCGGTGGAGGTGGTCGACGGCATCGAGTTCGACCACGGGTTCATCTCGGGCTACATGGTCACCGACCCCGCGCGGATGGAGACCGTCTATGACAACCCGGTGATCCTGCTGACCAACAAGAAGATCAGCAAGGTGCAGGACATCATGCCGACCCTCGAGGCGGCCAAGCGTGCGGACCGCCCGCTGGTGGTCCTCGCCGAGGACGTCGACGGCCCGGCCCTGCAGCTGCTGGTCGGCGGCAACATGCACCACACGATGCAGTCGGTCGTGGTCCGCGCCCCCGGGTTCGGGCACCGGCGCATCGCCGAGCTGGAGGATCTCGCGATCGCGCTCGGCGGGCGCGTCATCGCCACCGACACCGCCCTGGACCTCAGCGAGGTCTCCGTGGAGCACCTCGGGTCGTGCGACCGGATCTCGATCACCGAGCACGCCACCACGATCGTGGGTGGGCACGGCGAGAAGGCGATGCTGGACGCCCGGATCTCCCAGCTCGAGGGACAGCTGCTGCGCGCGCGCATCGACGCCGACCAGGACGCCCTCCAGCTGCGCCTGGCCCGGCTTGCCGGCACGGTCGCGGTGGTCAAGGTCGGTGGCGCCACCAGCGTCGAGCTCAAGGAGCGGATGCTGCGGGTCGAGGACGCGCTGGCGGCCACCCGCGCCGCCCTCGAGGAGGGTGTCGTCCCCGGCGGCGGGGCCGCCCTGGTCCACGCCCAGGACGCGGTGTCGCGGGTCGAGCTGACCGGCGACGAGGCGGTCGGGCGCGAGATCGTGCGCCGTGCGCTCGCCGAGCCGCTGCGCTGGATCGCGATCAACGCCGGCTACGACGGCGAGGAGGTGATCGAGGTGGTCGCGCGGATGCCGTTCGGGCACGGCTTCAACGCGCTCAGCGGTGAGTACGGCGACCTGGTCGCCGACGGCGTCATCGACCCGCTCAAGGTGACCCGGGCGGCGCTGGAGAGCGCGGCCTCGATCGCCGCGCTGCTCATCACCACCGAGACGGCGGTCGTCGAGGAGGTGCTGGGCAATCCCGGCGCGATCATGGCGCCCGGGTTCGGCGACCTGGCCGAGGGCATGGTGCGGCCCTCGAACATCTACTAG
- a CDS encoding metal-dependent transcriptional regulator, protein MTTTGTTSGAPATTTGTLRAGCGECRGIELTETVEDYLKAVFTLTARGESASTSGIAARLAVAPPTVSAMLHRLCDGGLVERAGWGRVVLTGHGEVHAHAVVRRHRLLETFLHQVLGVPWDELHADAEVLEHHLSGRLEALIDAALGFPDRDPHGDPIPRASSTHQEHGETPLADSAPGEDFLVQRVYDADSAALRHLADLGIGPGVRLRVGERPSPAGPMRVQVGEHERVLSCAVVNLIHGRVEGPEAHA, encoded by the coding sequence ATGACGACGACAGGGACCACTTCCGGGGCTCCCGCGACCACGACCGGGACACTGCGGGCGGGGTGCGGGGAGTGCCGCGGCATCGAGCTGACCGAGACCGTCGAGGACTACCTCAAGGCGGTCTTCACCCTCACCGCGCGCGGTGAGAGCGCCAGCACCTCGGGCATCGCGGCCCGGCTCGCGGTCGCGCCGCCCACGGTGAGCGCGATGCTTCACCGGCTCTGCGACGGCGGGCTGGTGGAGCGCGCCGGGTGGGGCCGGGTGGTGCTGACCGGGCACGGGGAGGTCCACGCGCACGCCGTCGTACGACGCCACCGGCTGCTGGAGACCTTCCTGCACCAGGTGCTCGGTGTGCCCTGGGATGAGCTGCACGCCGATGCCGAGGTCCTCGAGCACCACCTCAGCGGCCGGCTCGAGGCGCTGATCGACGCGGCGCTGGGCTTCCCGGACCGAGACCCCCACGGCGATCCGATCCCGCGGGCGTCGAGCACCCACCAGGAGCACGGCGAGACCCCGCTGGCCGACAGCGCGCCGGGTGAGGACTTCCTGGTCCAGCGGGTCTACGACGCCGACAGCGCGGCGCTGCGCCACCTCGCCGACCTCGGGATCGGCCCCGGGGTCCGGCTCCGGGTGGGGGAGCGCCCGTCCCCGGCCGGGCCGATGCGGGTGCAGGTGGGCGAGCACGAGCGGGTGCTCAGCTGTGCGGTGGTCAACCTGATCCACGGCCGGGTCGAGGGACCGGAGGCCCACGCATGA
- a CDS encoding FeoA family protein, translating to MTLDEVPRAARAVVTRIDARGPERRRLMDLGVLPGAVLVAEGTSPLGDPTAYLVRGTVIALRRAQARRIHVQSPRER from the coding sequence ATGACGCTCGACGAGGTGCCGCGTGCGGCCCGTGCCGTCGTCACCCGCATCGACGCCCGAGGACCGGAGCGGCGCCGGCTGATGGACCTCGGCGTGCTGCCCGGCGCGGTCCTGGTGGCCGAGGGCACCAGCCCGCTCGGTGACCCGACGGCCTACCTGGTGCGGGGCACCGTGATCGCGCTGCGTCGCGCCCAGGCCCGTCGCATCCACGTCCAGAGCCCGCGCGAGCGATGA
- a CDS encoding FeoB small GTPase domain-containing protein produces MSADLPMPSSGARPTPGHDCGSCVAHPGAAVSRIGAPPGDCDAVVALAGNPNTGKSTVFNALTGLRQHVGNWPGTTVARAEGACAVAGRTYRVVDLPGCYSLLSISRDEDVARDFLVFGDPDVVVVVVDATRLARNLNLVLQVLQVTGRVVVALNLMDEARRHGLGIDVRHLTRELGVPVVPMAARRGEGVAALLEEVAAVASGVRRVPRPRPSAGLPPGTARAVRELAALLTAEYPGLPNAPWVALRLLEGDRGTEAALRDGTLAGLVRAQAARSA; encoded by the coding sequence ATGAGCGCCGACCTGCCGATGCCGTCGTCGGGGGCCCGGCCGACGCCGGGACACGACTGCGGCTCCTGCGTGGCGCACCCCGGCGCGGCCGTGTCCCGGATCGGGGCGCCCCCCGGCGACTGCGACGCGGTGGTCGCCCTCGCCGGCAACCCCAACACCGGCAAGAGCACGGTGTTCAACGCCCTGACCGGGCTGCGCCAGCACGTCGGGAACTGGCCGGGCACCACCGTCGCCCGGGCCGAGGGCGCCTGCGCCGTGGCCGGGCGGACCTACCGCGTCGTCGACCTGCCGGGCTGCTACTCGCTGCTGTCGATCAGCCGCGACGAGGACGTGGCCCGCGACTTCCTGGTCTTCGGCGACCCCGACGTGGTCGTGGTCGTGGTCGACGCCACCCGCCTGGCGCGCAACCTCAACCTGGTGCTCCAGGTCCTCCAGGTGACCGGCCGGGTGGTGGTCGCGCTCAACCTCATGGACGAGGCCCGCCGCCACGGTCTGGGGATCGACGTCCGACACCTCACGCGCGAGCTCGGGGTGCCCGTCGTACCCATGGCCGCGCGTCGTGGGGAGGGCGTCGCCGCGCTGCTGGAGGAGGTGGCCGCCGTCGCCTCAGGGGTACGCCGGGTGCCGCGGCCCCGGCCGAGTGCCGGGCTGCCGCCCGGCACGGCACGGGCCGTGCGGGAGCTGGCCGCGCTGCTGACCGCGGAGTATCCCGGGCTCCCCAACGCGCCGTGGGTGGCGCTGCGCCTGCTCGAGGGCGACCGCGGCACGGAGGCGGCGCTGCGCGACGGGACGCTGGCCGGACTGGTCCGCGCGCAGGCGGCGCGGAGCGCGTGA